One Vigna unguiculata cultivar IT97K-499-35 chromosome 7, ASM411807v1, whole genome shotgun sequence genomic region harbors:
- the LOC114189614 gene encoding F-box/kelch-repeat protein At3g23880-like has product MASPKRETDGNDGVSDGAGAEVAHGGAATGIAATSASSTMPDDLMIEILSRVPVKALMRFRCVSKYWNSFVFDPNLVKLHLQRSPRDKPILYTLSDYGEYDDDAHYLHCSSTQSLLENPNSVVGIDDDGVPVFANYDIVGVCNGLVCLSRIHTNLDEIWVRFWNPATRLSSEESPSCYIECGCANMAFGHDASTDTYKVVAAVLSDAKTHKIELIVHNLGDDCWREIRTTDADFPSEFRQTKGVFLNGTLNWVTVLGTGNSRSLVDFCFDLASETYTCFQLPNDVGEGFSELGAFGGCLCLSHIYHRESFAFWQMKEFGVYQSWTMLMNISYNYFEFPRYLIPRPLCLSEDGNILILVCHAEYQLVWCNRRHCQIEHFEIPHKWVSLKSTDYVQSLVLPYPTT; this is encoded by the coding sequence ATGGCTTCTCCAAAGAGAGAAACAGATGGCAATGACGGTGTCTCTGACGGTGCCGGTGCTGAAGTTGCTCATGGCGGTGCCGCTACTGGGATTGCTGCTACCTCTGCTTCTTCAACTATGCCCGACGATTTGATGATAGAAATACTGTCGCGGGTTCCGGTGAAGGCTCTCATGCGGTTTAGGTGCGTTTCTAAGTATTGGAATTCCTTCGTTTTCGATCCCAATCTAGTGAAACTGCACCTTCAAAGATCCCCAAGAGACAAACCAATCCTCTACACGCTATCCGACTATGGCGAGTACGACGACGATGCACATTACCTGCACTGCTCCTCTACACAAAGCTTGCTCGAGAATCCAAACTCCGTTGTTGGCATCGATGATGACGGTGTTCCAGTCTTCGCCAACTACGACATCGTTGGAGTCTGCAACGGATTGGTGTGTCTGAGTAGAATCCATACTAATCTTGACGAAATCTGGGTCCGATTTTGGAACCCTGCCACCAGACTCAGTTCGGAGGAATCACCATCTTGTTACATAGAATGTGGGTGCGCCAACATGGCGTTTGGCCACGATGCTTCAACCGACACTTATAAGGTGGTGGCGGCAGTGTTGAGTGACGCTAAAACTCACAAAATCGAACTTATAGTTCACAATCTTGGAGATGATTGTTGGAGGGAGATTCGAACTACCGATGCTGATTTTCCTTCGGAGTTTCGTCAAACCAAAGGAGTGTTTCTGAATGGCACCCTTAACTGGGTGACAGTACTTGGCACTGGGAATTCCAGATCGTTGGTGGATTTTTGCTTTGACTTAGCCAGTGAGACGTACACATGCTTTCAACTGCCTAATGATGTGGGAGAAGGTTTCTCAGAACTTGGAGCTTTTGGGGGTTGTCTCTGTCTCTCCCACATTTACCATAGAGAATCTTTTGCTTTCTGGCAAATGAAGGAGTTTGGAGTTTATCAATCTTGGACTATGTTGATGAACATCAGTTACAACTATTTTGAGTTTCCCCGGTACCTCATTCCGCGTCCCTTGTGCTTGTCTGAAGACGGCAATATCCTGATCCTGGTATGCCATGCGGAATACCAACTTGTTTGGTGTAATCGGAGACATTGCCAGATAGagcattttgaaattccccacaaATGGGTTTCCCTCAAGTCCACCGATTACGTTCAGAGCTTGGTGTTGCCTTATCCTACTACCTGA
- the LOC114189962 gene encoding chlorophyll a-b binding protein CP26, chloroplastic-like, whose product MASLAVSTVAVSEMLGNPVSLRGATRSAPSPSTPVTFKTVALFSKKKAAPPPPKKKAAAVSPANEELAKWYGPDRRIFLPEGLLDRSEIPEYLTGEVPGDYGYDPFGLSKKPEDFAKYQAFELIHARWAMLGAAGFIIPEAFNKYGANCGPEAVWFKTGALLLDGGTLNYFGKPIPINLIVAVVAEIVLVGGAEYYRIINGLDFEDKLHPGGPFDPLGLAKDPDQAALLKVKEIKNGRLAMFAMLGFYFQAYVTGEGPVENLAKHLSDPFGNNLLTVLAGSAERVPTL is encoded by the exons ATGGCTTCTCTGGCGGTTTCCACCGTGGCTGTGTCAGAAATGCTTGGAAACCCCGTCAGCCTCAGAGGCGCCACCAGGTCTGCTCCGTCACCATCTACACCTGTTACCTTCAAGACTGTTGCTCTTTTCTCCAAGAAGAAGGCGGCGCCACCTCCTCCAAAGAAAAAGGCTGCTGCTGTGTCCCCCGCCAACGAGGAACTCGCCAAGTGGTATG GTCCTGATAGAAGGATCTTCTTGCCGGAGGGTCTCTTGGACCGATCAGAGATCCCGGAGTACTTGACAGGAGAAGTTCCCGGAGA TTATGGGTATGACCCGTTTGGTCTTAGCAAGAAGCCAGAGGACTTTGCCAA ATACCAGGCGTTTGAGTTGATTCATGCGAGATGGGCAATGCTTGGTGCTGCTGGATTCATCATTCCTGAGGCCTTTAACAAATACGGAGCTAACTGTGGTCCTGAGGCTGTTTGGTTCAAG ACCGGAGCTTTGCTTCTTGATGGGGGTACGTTGAACTACTTCGGGAAACCAATCCCCATCAATCTTattgttgctgttgttgctgAGATAGTTCTTGTGGGTGGTGCTGAGTACTACAGAATTATCAATGGCCTG GATTTTGAAGACAAGCTTCACCCAGGTGGTCCATTCGACCCGTTGGGGCTAGCAAAGGATCCAGACCAAGCTGCACTTCTAAAGGTGAAGGAAATTAAGAATGGTAGACTTGCTATGTTTGCGATGCTCGGTTTCTACTTCCAAGCTTATGTGACTGGAGAAGGCCCGGTTGAGAACTTGGCAAAACATCTTAGTGACCCTTTTGGTAACAACTTGCTCACTGTGCTTGCTGGATCAGCTGAGAGGGTTCCAACTCTGTAA
- the LOC114190168 gene encoding somatic embryogenesis receptor kinase 1-like produces MAFSVLLLLFSLAFLLSNPTWVCGNGELRALMDLKASLDPESLYLPSWTVNGDPCGGYFEGVACNEKGQVANVSLQGKGLSGKLSPAIAGLKHLTGLYLHYNSLYGGIPREIANLTQLVDLYLNVNNLSGEIPREIATMENLQVLQLCYNNLTGSIPTQLGALKKLSVVALQSNQLTGAIPASLGDLGLLARLDLSSNNLFGSIPTSLAEAPSLRVLDVHNNTLSGNVPPALKRLEDRFLYEYNLGLCGVGFSSLKACNASDHVIPSRPEPYGAATRDIPETANVKLPCNGTQCLNSSKSNQSTSITVGIFVVIIAVSAIGILTFTLYRRRKQKLGGSFHISDNREEAMGGGVCRKDGSPLVSLEYSTGWDPLAESRNFNGYSQDMVQSLRFNLEEVESATQYFSELNLLGKNSFSATYRGVLRDGSVVAVKSISKTSCKSDEGEFMKGLNMLTSLRNDNVVRLRGFCCSRGRGECFLIYDFVSNGNLSRFLDVNEGDGEVLEWSTRVSIVKGVAKGMAYLHAYRGNKPVLIHQNISADKVLIDQRFNPLLADCGIYKLLTNDIVFSALKGSAAKGYLGPEYATTGRLAQTSDVYAFGVLLFQILSGKQEITSSIRVAAECSKFQEFMDPNLHGRYFEYEAAKLAKIALLCSHDSPFERPSMEAIVQELGNCSSCL; encoded by the exons ATGGCGTTTTCAGTACTGCTACTGTTGTTCTCTCTTGCGTTTTTGCTCTCAAACCCAACATGGGTGTGTGGGAATGGAGAGCTAAGAGCACTGATGGATTTGAAAGCCAGTTTGGATCCAGAGAGCCTTTATCTACCGTCTTGGACTGTCAATGGTGACCCATGTGGTGGATATTTTGAAGGAGTGGCATGCAATGAGAAGGGGCAAGTGGCAAATGTTTCTCTGCAGGGTAAGGGTCTCTCAGGGAAGCTTTCACCAGCCATTGCAGGGCTCAAGCACCTGACTGGTCTCTACTTGCATTATAACTCTTTGTATGGAGGCATACCAAGAGAGATTGCAAACTTGACTCAGCTTGTTGATTTGTATTTGAATGTAAACAATCTGTCTGGGGAAATCCCACGCGAGATAGCCACCATGGAGAACTTGCAAG TTTTGCAGCTTTGTTATAATAACTTGACTGGAAGCATTCCTACACAACTAGGTGCTTTGAAAAAGCTGAGTGTTGTTGCATTGCAGTCAAACCAGTTAACTGGTGCTATCCCTGCTAGTCTAGGTGATTTGGGCTTGCTGGCGAGGCTAGATTTGAGCTCTAATAATCTTTTTGGTTCCATTCCCACTAGTCTTGCAGAAGCTCCTTCACTGAGAGTTTTGGATGTTCACAACAACACCCTTTCTGGGAATGTACCTCCTG CTCTTAAGAGACTAGAGGATAGGTTTCTGTATGAGTACAATCTGGGGTTATGTGGAGTTGGGTTTTCATCCTTGAAAGCTTGCAACGCCTCAGATCATGTGATTCCAAGCAGACCCGAGCCTTATGGAGCAGCAACAAGAGATATCCCTGAAACTGCAAATGTGAAGTTACCATGCAATGGTACTCAGTGCCTTAAttcatcaaaatcaaatcaatcCACATCAATTACTGTGGGCATATTTGTGGTAATAATTGCAGTGTCTGCAATCGGTATTTTGACATTCACACTGTATCGTCGGAGAAAACAAAAGCTTGGAGGTTCTTTTCATATCAGTGACAACCGTGAGGAGGCCATGGGTGGTGGTGTGTGTAGGAAAGACGGATCTCCTTTGGTCAGCCTTGAGTACTCTACAGGATGGGACCCTTTGGCTGAGAGTAGAAATTTCAACGGGTATAGTCAAGATATGGTTCAGAGTTTGAGGTTCAATTTGGAAGAAGTGGAGTCAGCTACTCAGTATTTCTCAGAGTTGAATCTGTTGGGGAAGAATAGCTTTAGTGCAACATATAGAGGAGTTCTGAGAGATGGATCCGTTGTTGCAGTGAAGAGCATAAGTAAAACTAGTTGCAAGTCGGATGAAGGTGAGTTTATGAAGGGACTGAACATGTTGACCTCATTGAGGAATGATAATGTAGTTAGGTTGAGGGGATTCTGCTGTTCAAGGGGACGAGGTGAATGCTTTCtgatttatgattttgtttccAATGGAAACCTTTCACGCTTCCTTGATGTTAACGAAGGAGATGGTGAAGTCCTTGAATGGTCAACTAGAGTTTCTATTGTGAAAGGGGTTGCAAAAG GTATGGCATATTTACATGCATACAGAGGAAACAAACCAGTTTTGATTCACCAGAACATCTCAGCTGACAAAGTCCTGATTGATCAGCGGTTCAATCCATTGTTGGCAGATTGTGGCATTTACAAGCTTCTTACTAATGATATTGTGTTCTCTGCACTGAAGGGTAGTGCAGCAAAGGGTTACTTGGGTCCTGAATATGCCACTACTGGGCGCCTTGCTCAGACAAGTGATGTCTATGCCTTTGGGGTGCTGCTTTTCCAGATCCTTTCTGGGAAGCAAGAAATCACTAGCTCAATAAGGGTTGCTGCAGAGTGCTCCAAGTTCCAAGAATTTATGGACCCGAATCTTCATGGAAGATACTTTGAATATGAAGCAGCTAAACTGGCAAAAATAGCTTTGCTTTGCTCCCATGACTCTCCCTTTGAGAGGCCATCCATGGAAGCCATTGTTCAAGAACTGGGGAACTGCAGTAGCTGCCTCTGA
- the LOC114192258 gene encoding uncharacterized protein LOC114192258: MACWSAENATKAYLSTLKMGQKCKEPDVAEFISALAAGNNAQLMVVACAGVADSTTLALVAAAHQTGGQVICVVPGHEELRASKFALGVASHQVQFMVGEAQELLLNQYDQAADFVLIDCNLENHEEIFRAVQEGRKQNGTVVVGYNAFSCRKSCLACGSKTQLLPIGEGLLVTRFGITETSPKYGSRMGKFKSRWVVKVDKCTGEEHVFRVRSPHRKVIQA; the protein is encoded by the exons ATGGCTTGCTGGTCTGCAGAAAATGCCACAAAGGCCTATCTCAGCACCTTGAAAATG GGTCAAAAGTGCAAAGAGCCAGATGTGGCTGAGTTCATATCAGCACTTGCTGCAGGAAACAATGCACAACTGATGGTTGTGGCTTGTGCTGGTGTAGCAGACTCCACCACCCTTGCATTGGTTGCTGCTGCTCATCAAACTGGTGGCCAGGTGATTTGTGTTGTCCCTGGCCATGAAGAGCTCAGAGCCTCCAAATTTGCCCTGGGAGTGGCTTCTCATCAAGTTCAGTTCATGGTAGGAGAAGCTCAGGAGCTTCTGTTAAACCAATATGATCAGGCTGCAGATTTTGTGCTCATTGACTGCAACCTTGAGAACCATGAGGAGATTTTCAGAGCAGTTCAAGAGGGTAGGAAGCAAAATGGCACGGTGGTTGTGGGCTACAACGCATTTAGCTGCAGAAAGTCTTGCTTGGCATGTGGATCAAAAACACAGCTTCTTCCCATAGGAGAAGGTTTGCTGGTGACAAGATTTGGAATCACTGAAACAAGTCCAAAGTATGGAAGCAGAATGGGAAAGTTCAAAAGCCGTTGGGTTGTCAAGGTAGATAAATGCACTGGCGAGGAACATGTGTTCAGAGTCAGATCTCCTCACAGGAAAGTCATTCAAGCTTAA